GAAAAGTCATGAATTACTTTGCTACACACTGGAAGAGATACTGGTTGAGAAGTTGCGATCAGTGATGCAGCGGGTACAGGCCAGGGATTTCTATGATATCTGGTATCTCATTGAAGATCAGGGGATGGATGCTGGCTATCTCACACCTGACTTCGAAACAAAGTGCGAGCAGAAAGGTCTCAAGCCAGGGGAGTTCCATGCAAAGCTCCAACAGCGCATACCCCAATACCGGGCGAGGTGGAGAAGATCAATCACCTCACAGATACAGGATCTTCCTGACTTTGAGAAGGTGTTGCGTGAGGTGAATCGCAAGCTCAAAGATTTTCCTGCCAGCTGATTTCCAACGTTCACCCTGGCACTCTTGATGAGCGACATTTAGAAGTCCCGCGCGAGGGAATGCTTGTCGTTCATCATTACCCTACCTAACCCATGATTACATTTCAACAAGCAAACATGAAATCAAAAGTGTATCAATATATTATCAACGAATATGGCATGTGGTGGCGTGATATCCTTCGCTCAACATGAAGAAAATCCTCGGCCTTTAAAGCCGGGCCGGAATCGAACCGGCACGGCTGTTTAGGCCGAGGGATTTTCAGTCCTGAATAACTCGCTGATAGTCAGTTGGTTACAAAGATTGTGTCAAAAAAAACAAATACAATGCATCCATAAATATAGATGATGGGAAATCAGATGAGGGAATTGTACTCTCACCTTCTGCTTGCTCCACAGGGGATTATAGACCCTTGTGCTTTTTAACATTTATGGTTTTCCAGTTCAAAGATGGATGGGTCGCAATCCGTTGTTGAAGATCTGGATCTTGAGTTAAGAGACTGCCATCAATCCTTCCTTTATCCAAGATCAGGTCCAGGAATTCTTGTTCACTATCAGTGAAAGGTAATAAAGATTCCATACCACGTTTGCAATCCTCAACAAAAACCGGGAGAAGCACGATCAGAAACAATCATTTATTGAGGAACTTAGAGAACTTCTGATAAAACATGAAATAGAGTTTGATGAAAAATATTTACATTAGTATTGTTCAACCCCTCCAGGGTTGGATCATTTATAAATCTTTGACCACGGGTTTCACCCGTGGCTATTCTTGTTTTTCCCTTTCAGGGAATTTAATCCAGGTTAGAATTGGGATTTGCTACCTACCTTGATTGCAGAGAAAGAATTTTATTGTCGAAGAACAATACTCTGGTATAGGTGCGCATTATGACGATGAACCATAATTAATATCAATATCAACGGATAACCTGGGTAGGTCCAATGCAAACACATTGAGGGCGGTTCCACCTTTGAGAACCCACTTATCTTTAAGGAATGGATGAGTATTCAAACTATTCAACAGGTGTAGCAGCTGAAGTACTTTCTCCAGGATATCTGGTCTGTGTCCAGTCGATTCTGAAATAGACATTATTTCTTCAGATGCGATTCTCATGATGGTTCTTCCCAATCTCTATCCAATATCTTGTGAGGAACCATTAAGTTCCAATCTTTGATCAACTTACAATCCTTTCGATTTCCACGTTCCAAGTAGTGTGGTTGCTTGGGCACTAGCCGCTGTAATGGAGTGAGATATGAATCATCCAGAAGAAGGGTATCCCGATGTTGATCCAGGAAAAACCCCACTTTAGCTGCGATTGTTGCATTTTTCAATGCCTTGACATATTTGATTACCTGTTCTGTGTCGAAGTATTCCACCGAACCCAGGGAACGCCATATCTCTTCCCAGCTTCCACTCAGGTCAGGACGGTGTAAAACGTCCACAAGAGTCCGCTCAAGGTTTGTTACTTGGACCGATCCTCCAGAACGTATGATTGTCTTTACTCCTGCTGAATCTGGTGCCTTCTTCCTGAATGCTGTTGGTATGGGTACCCGCAAGTACTCACTAGACTGATACTTCAAGGGAGCTGATCGCTCAGAAGAAGTGTAGGTAAACCGTGAGTACACGGAATAAGCATTCCCATGGAACTCAAGCGCTGTATGATATGCCAATACTGCATCGGGTTTCAACTTTGATGCTATGAGATATGGATCAACCTGGTACGTATCAGGATTTGCCCCAGTTGGTATGACAGCATAAAGACCTCTACGTATCAGTTTTATACGCCCAGCTCCTTTGTGGTGTCGTAAGACAGAATTCCGCGCACTGATTTTAGTCGTTCCTCGTTGTAAAAGGAAGTCATCCAGCTCATTTATTGTAAACACGGAATGTCTAGCTAAAAACTTGTCCATTTTCGTTGAACACCCTTTCTGACACATTGTCAAGATAATAGCCACATATTAGATATCTACTCGCAAATGTGTCAAATATGTATTGTGCGTATGTGACATATATACAATATAACAGCTATAATATAGCTATTTAATTGATCTATTGTCAAGTATTTGATAGGTTTTACCATATGGATAATATTCGAACAAGATGGCAAGGGTTTATAGTGAATTATGAAAGAATAAGATAACGCATCAGTCTACTATAGTAGGGGAAAAATCCTAAACACAGATATTAATCTAATCAAAGATATTCAAAACTGTGTCAAAGAATATTAGAAGTGGTGGCGTGAAATCCTTCGCTCAATTTGAAGAAAATCCCCGGCCTGCTGCGACGAAGCTCTGTTAATGGAGGGGGGATTTAGTATACCCGCCGTCGCCTCGTTACACTCGGCTATGGC
The sequence above is a segment of the Candidatus Neomarinimicrobiota bacterium genome. Coding sequences within it:
- a CDS encoding nucleotidyl transferase AbiEii/AbiGii toxin family protein; translated protein: KSHELLCYTLEEILVEKLRSVMQRVQARDFYDIWYLIEDQGMDAGYLTPDFETKCEQKGLKPGEFHAKLQQRIPQYRARWRRSITSQIQDLPDFEKVLREVNRKLKDFPAS
- a CDS encoding nucleotidyl transferase AbiEii/AbiGii toxin family protein — encoded protein: MRIASEEIMSISESTGHRPDILEKVLQLLHLLNSLNTHPFLKDKWVLKGGTALNVFALDLPRLSVDIDINYGSSS
- a CDS encoding transcriptional regulator, which gives rise to MDKFLARHSVFTINELDDFLLQRGTTKISARNSVLRHHKGAGRIKLIRRGLYAVIPTGANPDTYQVDPYLIASKLKPDAVLAYHTALEFHGNAYSVYSRFTYTSSERSAPLKYQSSEYLRVPIPTAFRKKAPDSAGVKTIIRSGGSVQVTNLERTLVDVLHRPDLSGSWEEIWRSLGSVEYFDTEQVIKYVKALKNATIAAKVGFFLDQHRDTLLLDDSYLTPLQRLVPKQPHYLERGNRKDCKLIKDWNLMVPHKILDRDWEEPS